Proteins encoded in a region of the Geobacillus genomosp. 3 genome:
- a CDS encoding rod shape-determining protein, which translates to MFSRDIGIDLGTANVLIFVKGKGIVLNEPSVVAIDKNTNKVLAVGEEARRMVGRTPGNIVAIRPLKDGVIADFDITEAMLKHFLSKLDLKGFFAKPRILICCPTNTTSVERKAIKEAAEKSGGKKVYLEEEPKVAAIGAGMDIFQPCGNMVVDIGGGTTDVAVLSMGDIVTASSIKMAGDKFDMEILNYIKREYKLLIGERTAEEIKIKVATVFPGARAEEIDVRGRDLVTGLPRTITVRSEEIERALREPVSLIVQAAKSVLERTPPELSADIIDRGVILTGGGALLHGVDQLLAEELKLPVFIAENPMDCVAIGTGLMLENIDRAPKSQLV; encoded by the coding sequence ATGTTTTCACGAGATATCGGCATTGACCTAGGCACGGCGAACGTCCTCATTTTCGTCAAAGGCAAAGGCATTGTGCTCAATGAGCCGTCCGTCGTGGCGATCGATAAAAACACGAACAAAGTGCTGGCAGTCGGCGAAGAAGCACGACGAATGGTCGGACGTACTCCTGGGAATATTGTTGCCATTCGGCCGCTCAAAGACGGCGTCATCGCCGACTTTGACATTACGGAAGCGATGCTGAAGCATTTCTTAAGCAAGCTCGACCTAAAAGGCTTTTTCGCCAAACCGCGCATTTTAATCTGTTGCCCGACAAACACGACATCGGTCGAACGGAAAGCGATCAAAGAGGCGGCAGAAAAAAGCGGCGGCAAAAAAGTGTACTTAGAGGAAGAGCCGAAAGTCGCAGCCATTGGCGCCGGAATGGACATTTTCCAGCCGTGCGGAAACATGGTCGTCGATATTGGCGGTGGCACGACCGATGTCGCAGTTCTCTCGATGGGGGACATTGTCACCGCCTCTTCCATTAAAATGGCCGGGGACAAGTTCGACATGGAAATTTTAAACTACATTAAGCGCGAATATAAGCTGCTTATCGGGGAACGAACGGCCGAGGAGATTAAAATCAAAGTCGCAACGGTATTCCCAGGCGCACGGGCCGAGGAAATCGACGTCCGCGGCCGCGATCTCGTCACCGGGTTGCCGCGCACGATCACCGTCCGCTCCGAAGAAATCGAACGGGCGCTTCGCGAGCCGGTGTCATTGATTGTACAAGCTGCGAAAAGCGTGCTCGAGCGCACGCCGCCGGAACTGTCGGCCGACATTATCGACCGCGGCGTCATTTTAACGGGCGGCGGCGCCCTCCTGCACGGCGTCGATCAGCTGCTTGCCGAAGAGCTGAAGCTGCCGGTGTTCATCGCTGAAAATCCGATGGACTGCGTCGCCATCGGCACCGGGCTGATGCTTGAGAACATCGACCGCGCGCCGAAATCGCAGTTGGTGTAA
- the spoIIID gene encoding sporulation transcriptional regulator SpoIIID, protein MHDYIKERTIKIGKYIVETRKTVRVIAKEFGVSKSTVHKDLTERLPEINPELAQEVKQILDYHKSIRHLRGGEATKKKYKKQAVKNN, encoded by the coding sequence GTGCACGATTACATCAAAGAGCGTACGATCAAGATTGGCAAGTATATCGTGGAGACGAGGAAAACCGTTCGCGTCATCGCGAAAGAGTTTGGCGTGTCGAAAAGCACTGTGCATAAAGACTTGACTGAGCGGCTGCCGGAAATCAACCCGGAGCTGGCCCAAGAAGTAAAACAAATTCTCGATTACCATAAATCGATCCGCCATTTGCGCGGCGGTGAAGCGACGAAGAAAAAGTACAAAAAACAGGCCGTGAAAAACAATTAA